A window of Streptobacillus felis genomic DNA:
TATCTATACTGAGATAACATATTTTCAATTATATCAGTATGAATAGCTGCTTCATTATTTTTCTCTAAATCATGTAGATTATCATTTAATTTATCTATATTTTCAAGAACTACATCTACATCATTAACTAATATAGCTTTATAAATTTTTAACACACTATCATTAGATTTCATTCTAAATTCTTCAAAAAATTTATTATTAATATTTATTTTAGATATTAGTTTTGAACTTTTGGCAGGACTTTTAGTCCAAATTGCAGATATATCAAGATTAGTTTCTACATCCAACACTTTAATTTCATAATTTCTATCTATTCTATTTGATGATTTAAATAATATATTTTTTTCATAACAAATACAAGCTACATCACCAAAAGAACCACTAATATTATTTTCTATCATAAAATCTATGCATACATTAAATAATTCCATACTATCTAAAACTATATTATTTAACTTAAGAATACTTTTAATGGTCACAACTATTAAAGATGCAGATGATCCTAGTCCATACTTTTTATCATTTTCATAAAGTTCACTTTCATATTTAAGTTTAGCCTTATTACTAATATCAAAATTTCTTTCTACATATTCAATTATCTTATATATCAATCCATCTTTGTCTTCAATTGATGTTGTTACTTCCCATTCTTCATTTTTATAAAAGTATAAATAGGTGTACTTTTCTATATATGAAACTATGGCGTAAGAATTTTCTTTTAAAATAGCATACTCACCTGCTAAATATAGTTTAGAACCTGCTTTCTCTAACATAGTAGTATCTTCCCTTCAAAATATTCTTTTAGCGCTTCCAATACCTTTTCTTCATCTTCTTTTAAATAAAGTACTTTTACATTAGGTCCAGCATCCATAGTTGTAAATACATTTATTCCCCTCATTCTTATTCTTTTTATTGTTTTAATGACACTGTATGTTTCTTCATTTAAAAAAGAAAATGAAGGATTAGATCTAAAAGTTGTATTATGCATAATTATAGTATTTTTTTCCATTATATTTCCAACTTTAACAAAATCATTTTCAATTAAAGCTTTCTTCATTTTTTCAAAATCATCATTAGCTCTCTTAACCCACATAGGGTAAATTACTGAATTTTGAGCTATTTTCATTGCATCTCTTGAAGGTATTTCTTTCTTTTCATCACTTACTACTATAGCTAACATTGCAAGATTTAAATCTGTATTTAACTCATAAACTTCACCATATTTGTCAAATGCTGCTAGGTTATAGAAACTTCTACACGCAGAACCTGAACCCATAGTTGAGATTTTTGCCATCTCATTTATTGATAAATTTAATTTGAAATATTCATTTAATTCCTTTGTTAAAGCACAATATGCACTAGCACTAGATGCAAGTCCAGCAGCTGTTGGAACATAATTTTTACTTTCTATACAAATTTTTTCTCTTTCTTTAACTACTCTATCCACAAATTCAAATATTTTTTTTGTTTCAGATTCATTTTGAACTACACCATTTAGTATAAATTTATCTACATCACTTTTACTAATATTTGTTTCAGTATATAGTCTGTTTGATTTTAAAGAAATACTTCCCTGTGTAGGTATTAAATAAGGATTAAATTCCTTTTTACCCCAATACTTAACTATAGCTATATTTATATATCCTCTAGCCATATATTTGATACTCCTTTTTCTTTTAAAATATTAATCAATTTATAAGCTTTTTCTTCATTTTCTATTAAGGCTATGACACAACCACCTAAGCCTGCACCAGTGATTTTAGAACCCAAAGCATATTCATTACATATATTTATTATATTTTCAATCACATCATTTGATAAATTCATATTACGTAATAAATTGTGGCTAGAATTCATAAGTTCACCCAATAATTTTAAATTCTTTTTAACAATAGCAGCTATTGCATCATCAGTTATTTTACCTAATTTTTCTATATACCCTTTATATTCATCTAAATTATTTGAAACCATAGAAACTGCTTTTTTAGTACTTCCTTTAATACCACTATCTATTATTAATAATTTTGAATTTAAATCAATATCTATATTTCTTATACCTTCTTTTTTGTTAAATAAAACATTTTTTTCATTTAATATTACAGCTATATCTATACCACTAGGATTACCATGAGCCCATCTTTCACTTTCATTCACTATATCAAAAACATTTTCATCAGTTAGATTATATCTTTCCTTAAATGCTCTAGCAACTGAAACAGCAAGTGCAGCAGAAGAACCAAGACCTCTTGCTCTTGGTATATTAGAATTAATCTCCACATATACTTCATCTAATATATTGTAATTACTTTTTATGTATTCTTTTATATGTTTAACATGCACATTTTCATTTGTATTTATTGTAGTAATTTTAGCTTCCATTTTAACTGACTTTAAATGCATAGCTATTGCATTTTTACCATAAACTACAGAATGTTCACCAAATAATATTACTTTTCCATGGGCCATAATCTCACCTCGTTTCCT
This region includes:
- the mvaD gene encoding diphosphomevalonate decarboxylase, encoding MARGYINIAIVKYWGKKEFNPYLIPTQGSISLKSNRLYTETNISKSDVDKFILNGVVQNESETKKIFEFVDRVVKEREKICIESKNYVPTAAGLASSASAYCALTKELNEYFKLNLSINEMAKISTMGSGSACRSFYNLAAFDKYGEVYELNTDLNLAMLAIVVSDEKKEIPSRDAMKIAQNSVIYPMWVKRANDDFEKMKKALIENDFVKVGNIMEKNTIIMHNTTFRSNPSFSFLNEETYSVIKTIKRIRMRGINVFTTMDAGPNVKVLYLKEDEEKVLEALKEYFEGKILLC
- the mvk gene encoding mevalonate kinase, which gives rise to MAHGKVILFGEHSVVYGKNAIAMHLKSVKMEAKITTINTNENVHVKHIKEYIKSNYNILDEVYVEINSNIPRARGLGSSAALAVSVARAFKERYNLTDENVFDIVNESERWAHGNPSGIDIAVILNEKNVLFNKKEGIRNIDIDLNSKLLIIDSGIKGSTKKAVSMVSNNLDEYKGYIEKLGKITDDAIAAIVKKNLKLLGELMNSSHNLLRNMNLSNDVIENIINICNEYALGSKITGAGLGGCVIALIENEEKAYKLINILKEKGVSNIWLEDI
- a CDS encoding mevalonate kinase, which produces MLEKAGSKLYLAGEYAILKENSYAIVSYIEKYTYLYFYKNEEWEVTTSIEDKDGLIYKIIEYVERNFDISNKAKLKYESELYENDKKYGLGSSASLIVVTIKSILKLNNIVLDSMELFNVCIDFMIENNISGSFGDVACICYEKNILFKSSNRIDRNYEIKVLDVETNLDISAIWTKSPAKSSKLISKININNKFFEEFRMKSNDSVLKIYKAILVNDVDVVLENIDKLNDNLHDLEKNNEAAIHTDIIENMLSQYRYSKISGAGGGDFILSFSKSSIFNKLNVDLIY